Part of the Zygotorulaspora mrakii chromosome 2, complete sequence genome, GTCGTTTCTTGGTTCTTTTCCCTCTCCTGCATGTTATTCTTATATATCCTCTTCCGAGCATATCATCGCATGGGCAGACAATgaacattgaaaaattatatGAACAATGTAAAATAAGAAAGGCAATAcaaacttttgattttggagACATAGAGACTATAATTTATCTCAGGAGGTGCCCTCATGTCATTAGATGCTATTAAATTTGACAAGACAGATCCCCGCAAAGCTTCTGTGAACGTATTGGATCAGTTGTTACTTCCATATGTTACCAAATATATATCCATTCACACTATTGATGATGGTTATCGAGTAATTAAAACCATGCAGGTCAGAGGGGCACCTGCCATTGCAATTGTTGGATCACTGTCGATATTGATGGAAGttcaattgattcaaaCAGAATCTTACTCTAAGAGTCAATGGTTTTATGATTTGTCCAATTGGGAGGGCGTTCGCACTAGACTCTTGGAAAGGTTAGAATATCTGTTAAGTAGTAGACCTACAGCTGTTAATTTGTTCAATTCGATAAAAAATATCCGTATCGTTCTTTCCAAGGCAGATAATTTGAAGGATTTGGGTACCAAACTATTCGATTACGTGTGCAACTTAATGAACGAAGACCTGACAAATAATGTCAAAATGGGTGATAATGGTGCCAAACATTTGTTGAACAGTTTGATGGAGGAAAATTTTAACGAGAATTTCGCCGTTTTGACAATTTGTAATACGGGTTCTTTAGCAACATCCGGTTATGGTACGGCGCTAGGTGTTATTCGTTCGCTATGGAAAGATGCACAATCGAAAACGGTTGACAAAGTActatataaaaaattgaaattatGCGATTCGAAAGCAAAGATGACTCATGTTTTCCCACTTGAAACAAGGCCTTACAATCAAGGATCACGTTTGACCGCTTATGAGCTGGTTCACGACTTGATTCCAGCAACATTAATTACCGATAGTTCAATTGCTTATAGAATTCAAACAAGTGAAATTCCTGTAAAAGCTGCATTCGTCGGAGCCGATAGAATAGTACGTAATGGTGATACTGCAAATAAGATTGGTACCTATCAATTGGCGATCGTTTGTAAACAGTTTGgtattaaattttttgttgtCGCACCGAAGACAACTATTGATAACGTTACGGAAAATGGCAATGGCATCATTGTAGAGCAAAGAAATCCAAACGAATTTAGATTGGTAAGCGGGACTGTTATTGATCCAAGAACGGAATTGCCGATGTTAGATTCAATTACAAAAGAACCAATACAAGGGAAAGTTGGTATTGCACCGCCAAGCGTTCAAGTTTGGAATCCTTCCTTTGATGTGACACCACATGAATTAATCGATGGTATCATCACTGAAGATGGTGTCTTTACGAAAGATGCCACCGGAAATTTTAATTTAGATAAGCTGTTTGAATAAATAGATAATATACAAGCAGCAGAATTCTGCAATTAATTAAGTCTCGTAGAGGCTACATTTCCCCGTTCATAATGATCCCATATGGTAGaaaaggtaaaaaagaaacgaAAACTCCTCATAGGGGGCTCGAACCCCTGACATTTCGGTTGTCCTCGCTTTTGCTTAAAAGCCGAACGCTCTACCAACTGAGCTAACAAGGATGAGTTTTCGTGGTTGGGCTTAATAAATATGTGATATATACAGTGCGTTTTCCGTCATTCCTAGAAGTTGATATCAACATCGGCCTAAGCTCCTAACAGCTAGATCATCGCTGTAGAACTCCGGGTACATAGAACGAATTCAAAAACTAtttatttagaaagaatgttttcttcggcgttgtcgatagtaacttggtttgacattgatgataatgctatgatattcaattatagagatatataattccttggttttctatatcatgaattgagataaaactgattgaacttggattaatatctggaaaatacgtcagtatttatacctaatacttcgcgcctattgaaccataagagaggacgacgagggaagaattttcatcgtcatcacaccatttctagtcccatagaatccacagtacaactgttatttcatgttccatgccatagactccttcgtagtcagactcctgagttgtaaacgtctcgtgatagattatcatccgatatctttccattatcgattgacattctgttagggtttcatctgacttcgtttattttgttttacagaccaattgtctctttctgattcttataagtcatctctttaatatatcttacaatctcgatttatatttcaacaatctctttaatatatctcacaatatcgatttatatttcaacagaaacTGTTCCCAGCAGCTAGACTTCAGAATCGTGGACGCTTCCTGCTTAAGGCGCCGCTGCGTCCTTCGTGGCCATAACCACCGCTTTTCAATCGAATATAATTATAGGGTTATACGAATGTAATCTATGAACGAATATTTAACAGAACATGGAGCCGGGTGTAGACGGCAGAACGCACTTCAGTTTCTCTTGACTTTGTTGAgagcatttttcttcatcctctCCTCTCGGGCGATCTTGGCTTCGGGGCCTGCCTCCGTATCCAAACAGTAGTCCCACCATCTGAACGAAGAAGCGTAGTTGCCGATGAAGAAGTGATGGTGCAAATCGTGGTGTTCCGCACCCGCCCAGAAGGGCAAAATCTTGTTCAGCGACCAAGGGAAGTCGTATCCCGAGTGCGCATCGACCGCCTGGAAAAGTCTCAGCGCTATCCACAGCGACAACGTGAAAAGATGCAGCTCGCCCGTGTACATCACGTACAGAATGGGCATCCCAACAGTCCCGAATCCAAGCGTCATGGTCTCGACAGGGTGCGCGTACTCCGCGGCCATACCAAAGGGCGCGGCGTATCTGTGGTGCTGCTTGTGAATGTACTTATAGAAAACACCGTAGTGGAACAGCCTGTGCGCCCAGTAGTGCCACACGTCCTCCAGCACGAAGAACAACGCAATCTCGAGCGCCATCTTCTTGACACTGGGAAACGGCACCGCAACAGAGATGCCCAGCTTCTCGCACAGCGGGTGGAACGTCCAGATCGGAATCGCCTCCACGAGGAAGTGCGACAGCAGCACCGACTTGAAGCAGTGCCACTGCTCCTTGACGCTTGGAATCTTCGTGGGCTGGATCTTGTACCTTCTGAACCACGGAATCTGGTCGATGATCATCCATGGAAGCgatctgaaaaaatacatAAACTCGTgcagcaaaaaaaacatcagCCCGGTCGCCAAAACGTCATTGTTCATAAACGCGTACCACGACGCCCAGTACGTCTCGGCAAACGACAGTTGCGGCTGCAACTCGTAGACATTCGCCAACGTTTTTGTGTAAGAGGGAGCACGAACTAGTTCAACTAGTGATTGATTACCGAAAACAGCTGACATATGCGATGCACACTGTTTAGCTGGCGGGCGGCTGGCGGCTGGCGGTCTTCGGAGGCAAGAATAGACGAGATGACACAACTCTGTCAGACTCTCTGTCACGTTCTATATCACTATGTCCGAACCTCCAATCGACGTCCCGCCTCAGCTGCGAGGGAGAGGAATCAatttaatatatatatgtgcGAAGAGCTGTGTCGTTTAGAGGCAACAGCGATGGTTGCAATATGTCCTGAACGGGATAGCAAGCCAGCGAGCAATGTGCCTTAAACGAGCGACATACTCGACCGATACAGCGATACGGGTTACCGTTTCGTACGATGTGCGCTGTGCGCCCACACGCCGCTGCCGCCTCGAGATTGCGATGTGCAGGGGTGTCTGAAACGAGATACGATATACCCGAAACGACGTGGCCGGGCAGAATGCGCATCGGGGTGGCGAATCCGGACATCTCGTGCGCGGTGATGCAGCGACCGGCTGCCGTGCGCGGTGATGTGTCCGCCGGACTGGGGCAGCTCACGCGGAGGGGCCCCTGTCCGGCGGCAAAAAGAGGCGGCCGCGGTGCACGGGTGTCGCCGCGCACGACGCGAAAACGCGACACGTCAGCTTTCCGCACACGCGGCGCCCGCCGCGCTGGCTGCAAATTGGCGCGCTGGTCGCGTGGCCGTCTGGCCCACAGCGCAGCAGCCACTGTGCTCCGCCGGGCCTACGTGGCACTTGTTACGTGGCGCGTTTCGGGTCTCGATCTTGAGATGTCGCTCGGTCTTGACACTCGTGGCGGGAAAGGCAGTGGAAGTGCATGTCGTGTCATGTGCATGTCGTGTCGTATGCCGGTGGAAACTAATATAAACAACAGTTTCTCCAAGCGACGGAAGTATATCTGAGGCCACTCCTCTCTCTTGCTAGAAAAGCTCCTTGATTGGCAATCGTTCGACATTCGCTATTAGTCAAGGTCGCAAGGTCGCAAGGTTCTCGCTCGCACAGTCGCATTAGATAATGAAAGGTTTAATTTTAGTAGGTGGTTACGGTACAAGGTTGAGACCATTGACACTAACGGTGCCAAAGCCTCTGGTGGAGTTTGGTAACAGACCCATGATTCTGCACCAGATCGAGGCTCTGGCCAACGCAGGGGTCACAGACATCGTTCTGGCCGTCAACTACAGACCGGAGGTGATGGTGGAGACGCTGAAGAAGTACGAGAAGGAGTACGGTGTCTCGATCACGTTTTCCGTGGAGACGGAGCCATTGGGCACGGCGGGTCCTTTGAAGCTGGCCGAGGcggttttgaaaaaggacAAGTCGCCGTTCTTCGTGCTGAACTCGGATGTCATCTGTGACTACCCCTTCGAGGAGCTGGCCAAGTTCCACAAGGCGCACGGAGGCCAGGGTACCATTGTCGCCACCAAGGTCGACGAGCCATCCAAGTACGGTGTCATCGTGCACGACATCGCAACGCCAAATCTGATCGACAGGTTTGTGGAGAAGCCGGTCGAGTTCGTCGGTAACAGAATCAACGCAGGTCTGTACATTTTGAACCCGGAGGTCATCGACTTGATCGACTTGAAGCCAACCTCGATCGAAAAGGAGACTTTCCCGATCCTCGTCGAGCAAAAATCGCTATATTCGTTCGACTTGGAAGGCTACTGGATGGATGTGGGTCAGCCAAAGGACTTCCTTTCTGGTTCCGTCCTGTACTTGAACTCCTTGTCGAAGAGACACCCCGAGAGATTGGCCACTGGCCCCAATATCGTCGGTAACGTTCTTGTTGACCCAAGTGCCAAGATCAGCGAAACAGCTAAAGTTGGTCCTGACGTCGTTATTGGTCCAAACGTTACCATTGGTGATGGTGTGAGAATCACAAGATCTGTGGTTCTCTCGAACTCGACTATCAGAAACCACTCACTGGTTAAATCGACTATTGTCGGCTGGTCGTCTACCGTCGGTCAATGGTGTCGTCTGGAAGGTGTTACCGTATTGGGTGATGATGTCGAAGTTAAAGATGAAGTTTACATCAATGGAGGTAAAGTTTTGCCTCACAAGTCAATTTCTGCTAATGTTCCTAAAGAAGCTATTATTATGTAaccagaagaaaataaatttaCCTTtagaaatatatataatacTAATAATATCAGATAGAATATACCCGTAACTTGTAAATCAGCTTCTAATGTTTAATTGTTCGTTTGAGAATACCCCCGTTTTGTTTAATTACTCTATTATTTGGTTAAACTCTCCAAAATAATATCAAGACACTCATCGACTTCCTCTGGGTTTATCTCCGTCCCCTCGCTTATCATTTTGCGATACTTATGAACCTTCGTGTTGTCCTCAGTGGTTTGAATTATTCTGTCTAATTTACTCTTTTGTCCTATTTGTAAAAGACTCAATTCGATAACAAATTTGAGCCTTTCCTCCAGACTATTAGTAGTGTCATTCTTAAAATTATCATGTTCTgtctcttcttctttcattaaATGGTTCAAATTTAACCATTGCCGCTTCTGTAAGAGTTTCATTAATGCAATTTTGTCGGCACAAACCTGTTGCTTCAATTTATTggtttcttcattttcgtGTTTAATCTTATTATTACAGTCGTCCGTATTTTCAACTTGTAAAGTTTCCATCGTTCTTATCTTGACCGATTGAATCGTTTTACTCATGTCATGCAGGGTCTTTTCCAACATCTTGATTTCGTTCTCCCTTTTAAGATATAATTCGTTATAGCCTTCGGAGCATTGTCTCAAGGATGAAATCATCTCAGGTATATATCTTGATATTCGTGTTGCTGCTTGTGATGCGAACATTATATATTCCGACATTCCTGTTGTTGTGGTTAATGGGGTCATTGATCCATTATTTGGTGATCCAGGTTTACCAATCCCATTAatattattactattatGGTTGTTGctattgttattgttacTATTCAGTAAAAAATTCCCATTAGAATTCATTTGTGACTGATTTCTTGTAAAAATTGGTTCATACTGTTCATTCATGATTTCATTCGCTGTAACTCGTTCCCTATTTGTTATTGTACTTAGTGCCCCATTGTTGATTAaggtattgaaaaaaactttgTCTCCATTCTTAGCAGCGATATGCGTTGCAGTATCACCATTTTGATCTTGACTATTCAATAATAACTCAATCCTGTACTGCGGagaaaaatcttttaaTTTTGATAGCACCGTGTCTAAGTAGTATACCGTGGATGGCGTTGATGATTTCCTTTTGACAATATGATGCAAAACCGTTTGCATTTCCGAATCAACATCAAATACTGTATCGCgtaaaaaatcaaaaatttttggaaaggTCCTTGCAGAATATGAATTATGAAACATTGAACTTCTCATCAATGCTGTTTGTCCTTGTGAATTAGTTGATCGTATATTAGTTCCAGCTCTTACTAACGCTTCAGCTATAGGCAAATTGCCCATAGCACAAGCCCAATGGAAAGCTGTATGTAATTCCGGATCAATTGGTGCATCAATGTAAGGTGCACTTTGTGGCGGCGGTAACAATAGTTCCGTAGGTACAGACTTATTTGATCTTACTTCACTAGAAATGAAGTAATCAACCAGTTTTGATAAATAAGAATTCACTTTATCATGAATATCAGAGCTTTGTGGCCTTGATTGTAATGAATACCTGGgtattgttgatattattGGAGAAGTCCCAGCACTTCCGAACCTTTGGTCAAATGGATTCGCTTCTGATAATTCACTAGGTGATGAAGTTATTGATGGTGAGGAGTTTGATGATTGTATTGAACCATGCTGTCCTATTTTCTTATTGTTTTGATAGGTAATATTATTCAAATCTGATTGCTGATCATTCGTCAAGTGTCCTTGAACTTGTTGCTCTATATCACTCGATAATCCGTCATCAATCTCTAACTCTTGAAATCTACCTTTTTGTTTCACAGAAAAATCTTcagaatcaaaatcttcaccCAAAGAGTCCAAATTTCCTGTTTTTATTGAAGGTAATTGTGTTGTGgcaattgatgaattcGGTATACTTGGGCGAGGATATGCTAGCTCACTCTGTGATCTTCGCAGCGTTCCACCAAGTTTCCTTTTACCCTTCACTCCTGTTGCAGGTCTTCCTCTTTTCCTGGGCACCGCTGAATTTGCGATATCTATTCCTGATGTGAGATTTGTCGGGGTTGATGAATTACTTTTGTTTGCATCAGTCATTGCCGAAGTACTTGCGCTTTTCATGGCTTTCTTCCTTGTGGAGTCCGTCCTAGAGGCATGATGATGTTTTGGAGCTTGTGGCGGCGATGCAGAACCATCATTTCTTGTGAAATCAAATAGCGGACCCAATTCTTCATGTACATCAAATTTCTCGGCAAGTCTCCTAGCTATATTTAGGGGAACCCATGTTCCTTGATATTTTCCGAATCCACCCTGAACTTTTTCATGGACCTC contains:
- the MRI1 gene encoding S-methyl-5-thioribose-1-phosphate isomerase MRI1 (similar to Saccharomyces cerevisiae YPR118W; ancestral locus Anc_3.451), with product MSLDAIKFDKTDPRKASVNVLDQLLLPYVTKYISIHTIDDGYRVIKTMQVRGAPAIAIVGSLSILMEVQLIQTESYSKSQWFYDLSNWEGVRTRLLERLEYLLSSRPTAVNLFNSIKNIRIVLSKADNLKDLGTKLFDYVCNLMNEDLTNNVKMGDNGAKHLLNSLMEENFNENFAVLTICNTGSLATSGYGTALGVIRSLWKDAQSKTVDKVLYKKLKLCDSKAKMTHVFPLETRPYNQGSRLTAYELVHDLIPATLITDSSIAYRIQTSEIPVKAAFVGADRIVRNGDTANKIGTYQLAIVCKQFGIKFFVVAPKTTIDNVTENGNGIIVEQRNPNEFRLVSGTVIDPRTELPMLDSITKEPIQGKVGIAPPSVQVWNPSFDVTPHELIDGIITEDGVFTKDATGNFNLDKLFE
- a CDS encoding sterol desaturase family protein; this translates as MSAVFGNQSLVELVRAPSYTKTLANVYELQPQLSFAETYWASWYAFMNNDVLATGLMFFLLHEFMYFFRSLPWMIIDQIPWFRRYKIQPTKIPSVKEQWHCFKSVLLSHFLVEAIPIWTFHPLCEKLGISVAVPFPSVKKMALEIALFFVLEDVWHYWAHRLFHYGVFYKYIHKQHHRYAAPFGMAAEYAHPVETMTLGFGTVGMPILYVMYTGELHLFTLSLWIALRLFQAVDAHSGYDFPWSLNKILPFWAGAEHHDLHHHFFIGNYASSFRWWDYCLDTEAGPEAKIAREERMKKNALNKVKRN
- the PSA1 gene encoding mannose-1-phosphate guanylyltransferase (similar to Saccharomyces cerevisiae PSA1 (YDL055C); ancestral locus Anc_4.231), encoding MKGLILVGGYGTRLRPLTLTVPKPLVEFGNRPMILHQIEALANAGVTDIVLAVNYRPEVMVETLKKYEKEYGVSITFSVETEPLGTAGPLKLAEAVLKKDKSPFFVLNSDVICDYPFEELAKFHKAHGGQGTIVATKVDEPSKYGVIVHDIATPNLIDRFVEKPVEFVGNRINAGLYILNPEVIDLIDLKPTSIEKETFPILVEQKSLYSFDLEGYWMDVGQPKDFLSGSVLYLNSLSKRHPERLATGPNIVGNVLVDPSAKISETAKVGPDVVIGPNVTIGDGVRITRSVVLSNSTIRNHSLVKSTIVGWSSTVGQWCRLEGVTVLGDDVEVKDEVYINGGKVLPHKSISANVPKEAIIM
- the MBP1 gene encoding transcription factor MBP1 (similar to Saccharomyces cerevisiae MBP1 (YDL056W); ancestral locus Anc_4.232), yielding MSGNQIYSAKYSGVDVYEFIHPTGSVMKRKNDDWVNATHILKAAKFAKAKRTRILEKEVIKEVHEKVQGGFGKYQGTWVPLNIARRLAEKFDVHEELGPLFDFTRNDGSASPPQAPKHHHASRTDSTRKKAMKSASTSAMTDANKSNSSTPTNLTSGIDIANSAVPRKRGRPATGVKGKRKLGGTLRRSQSELAYPRPSIPNSSIATTQLPSIKTGNLDSLGEDFDSEDFSVKQKGRFQELEIDDGLSSDIEQQVQGHLTNDQQSDLNNITYQNNKKIGQHGSIQSSNSSPSITSSPSELSEANPFDQRFGSAGTSPIISTIPRYSLQSRPQSSDIHDKVNSYLSKLVDYFISSEVRSNKSVPTELLLPPPQSAPYIDAPIDPELHTAFHWACAMGNLPIAEALVRAGTNIRSTNSQGQTALMRSSMFHNSYSARTFPKIFDFLRDTVFDVDSEMQTVLHHIVKRKSSTPSTVYYLDTVLSKLKDFSPQYRIELLLNSQDQNGDTATHIAAKNGDKVFFNTLINNGALSTITNRERVTANEIMNEQYEPIFTRNQSQMNSNGNFLLNSNNNNSNNHNSNNINGIGKPGSPNNGSMTPLTTTTGMSEYIMFASQAATRISRYIPEMISSLRQCSEGYNELYLKRENEIKMLEKTLHDMSKTIQSVKIRTMETLQVENTDDCNNKIKHENEETNKLKQQVCADKIALMKLLQKRQWLNLNHLMKEEETEHDNFKNDTTNSLEERLKFVIELSLLQIGQKSKLDRIIQTTEDNTKVHKYRKMISEGTEINPEEVDECLDIILESLTK